In Campylobacteraceae bacterium, the DNA window ACGAAAAAAGAGTATCTTGGAAGGAAGAAAAGATGAAAAATATTGCTTAATTTAAGTTGTTTTTAACGTGGCAACTGAGGTGTAATTTTCAATAGAAAACATTGCAAATTGTCATTCTTTTAAAGTATAAGAAAATCTTTATATATGATTTAAAATAAATAAAATATTCTAAGGAGAAATGATGCAATTAATAATAGGATCACAAGTTAAACTTATAGATGGCGCTATTGAAAAAATCTTCCCTTATGGAGAAGTTTTAGGATTGTTAAGTAAATTTAAGGATATTTGTACTGATATAAAATGGAACGTAAATGTACCCAATAGAGACAAGTGTAAAATCATAGATAATCAAGAAACAATTAATATTAAAAATTTTAAAGCAAGAGATTTCCAAGAAGCTTGTGTTGATAAATTTACACGAACTACACTTACAGGTTATATATATGCTCCTACAGGCTCTGGAAAAACAAATATTGCAGCATATCTAATTGCCAAAAGAAACATAAGAACACTTTTTATTGTTCCTAAATATGATTTAGTAAAACAAACAAAAAAAAGATTTCAAGATATCTTAGATATAGATCCAGCAATGATTGGTGAGCTTAGTTCCCACAAAAAAGAGTTTGGTGCTCCTATTTTAATTACTACATGGCAATCATTAAATAAAGAAGCAACATTACAAAGAGTTATAGAAGATAAATATTCAATGATTATTTGTGATGAGATGCATAAAGCTAGTGCAAATGTTTATTATAATGTTGTATCTTCTATACCTGCAATGTATAAACACGGTCTTACTGCAACACCATATAGAAATAATATCAAAAATGAACAAAGACTTTACGATTTAGTTGGAAATGAAATCGCAAGTGTTGATATAATAGATTTATA includes these proteins:
- a CDS encoding DEAD/DEAH box helicase → MQLIIGSQVKLIDGAIEKIFPYGEVLGLLSKFKDICTDIKWNVNVPNRDKCKIIDNQETINIKNFKARDFQEACVDKFTRTTLTGYIYAPTGSGKTNIAAYLIAKRNIRTLFIVPKYDLVKQTKKRFQDILDIDPAMIGELSSHKKEFGAPILITTWQSLNKEATLQRVIEDKYSMIICDEMHKASANVYYNVVSSIPAMYKHGLTATPYRNNIKNEQRLYDLVGNEIASVDIIDLYKNGFLVQPNIRFKNTNYKINIDQEYLRSLDFNIKLGMLKKNIDKSKHRKELILNDIKKSLELEKKEFNSNQSVILVNTLELGQTIKEELSSSFNVIYIDASTKAKERNQIFSDLTENNITDYVLIGTSKLLGEGTDIPSIKNVFCASPAYPPFEDTARLQQIIGRAMRPFKDKTSANIIIYNDITTGWIDKKKNEVLDIVFNNVKPIIH